GGGACCATGAATGAAACGAGGAGTCCATTCGCGAAGAAAAACATACATACCATAACAAATGCACTAAACTGCTAACTTCTCGCGCCAAAAATTCTTTCTTATGATTAGAATTCTTTCTTCGCTCAAGGAGAGAGCATCAGTCCTTGGTTCTACCTCTGATGACCATCCATCCCACTTTAGAGCAGGCAAGAATTTTCTTACGGAGTTTATTATATGAGGCTTGTCCCTTATAATGATGAATCCTTCTGGCCTTAGCATACGGTCCATCTCAATAAGTAGATCCTCGATGCTGCACCCTCGATCTTCTGTCTCCGAGAGGATCATCCACGAATGAAGTAGGTCATACGTGCGTGGATACGTTGAAAATGATTCACACCTAATTATATATGATGGTTCGTATTCAGTAATTTGAAGGCGCAACATAGAAAGGATATCTATTGCAAGACTACAACATCATCATTCAAGCAACAAAAATGCTTCTACATGTTTATCCCTGGCTCCTTTCGTCCCATAGACGTGACTTACTTTCTACTTTGAACTCTTACAAAAGACGTGACCTCTTTCATAGTGTGTTTTACAGAACTATGAAAGCTGAGGAAGAAGGTTGAAATCTTGTTCATTTCCGTTTCTATTGGTTACAGGACTCCTATCTGTACAACTATACAAGTCTTAACTATTATTTTACTGTTTCACATTacaatttgaagtaattaaAGTACACACTAAAAATCGTAGATCGGGAATGAGAGATATGAGTGATAAAGTCTAAAGAAGTGCATGAAGTCTTTAACAAGCTATGGGATAAACTTGAAAGGAGCAAAGAGGGATTAGCAATATATCGTTCActattaattcatcattatttttttctattttctttcatcCTCAACTTAAGTAATTTTATAAACATCAAGCTCCTCTTCTGcaaatttattaagaaaaaaaagagtcatACAAATCATTGGTAATCTTCCAATTATCAACTACTGGATATGTAATAAATGAGAATGGATTTTGGATTTCTAAGATTGGGAAAGTAAGCAGTTAGCAGTATGCCACAAAAACAGAGCAGTTAATTCTGCTTATCCATGGGAAGGGGGAACGAGGATGCAAAGAGAACAATATCTGAAAGAGTAAAAAGTAACGCACCAGTCATGAACTGTTCCGATTAAGCCTcgatcataaattattttcaatcttGATGACATATTAACAGGAGCAACATTCATCACCCAAATGTCCTTATCCTTAAGTGCAGCTGCAAACCCACCGAGGTTTGAGTTCATGTCCATCACATTCCTAACTGAGTTTTTAAGGACAACAGACTTCATCTGCTTCCAGTACTCGACTACTCTTTCATGCCATACGTTCTGGATaatcacatatataaaaatattagttaaaagaCAAACTGAACAAGAaacaaaaatcattaaataaaatccAACAGAGATACTGTCTTCACTGATTTGAGAAACGTACAGTGTCTTTATGGAATTCGTCCAAAGTGACACCAATTTCCTCCAAGCGAGGTGGCGGAGCCATAAGCCTCCGTGGCCAAGGTTCTAGCCCGGTCCCTTTTTCCTTATGCACctcttcaataaaaaataatataaaaattatcagattaaaaatgaatattaagtATTTGTGATCCCCTTGCTAGAAGAAGTTGAATCGAATGAAATAGTCACTGAGCTGACAGTTCTATGTGAACTGTCACTTcgtccatttttctttttttatgaagtGTGAGTTGTCACTTCTACAACAACCACTTACAATCCACAGCCAAAAGTGGCTATTGACGCCACAGTATAAGCAGAAAAGTTCGTCATTTATCAGAATGATACATATGTTCAGCCATTCAAGACATGGATTGACGAATATGGACATAGCAGTTGCATACTTACTTGCTGAGTAAGGAGTGATGCAAGCTTTCATCGGTACATTCCAAGATTCATCGGGCTCATCACCAGAAATGCACAAGGGAGGTTGTGTCCCCCGACTTCTCTTCATATAACAACTGTTACTCAGAGGTTTGGCCCATATCACAGTCTGGTCTCTCCTTGAAACAACTCTCCAACACATTCTTCTCAATAAATCATACATTGCATTCCAAATTCTTCGATTCTCGGCGTCATGCGCATAAGCTTCAGGTGAAGAGTACACAAAATAACCACCTGGTCTGAGCAATCTGTCAAGTTCTAACAGAAGAATGCCATCTCTTTGGAGCCAATCAATTCTACACCGTGAACAGTGTGCCAACTCAAATGACCTGCTAGGATAAGGTAGCCTTTTGGTTCCCAAGACTCCTAGCGTAGATGGGATTCCCCTTTCCAAAGCAAACTGTATCTGATTCTCATGTACATCATTAGGAGCAAGTGACATAGCTATAATATCATGGGAAAGAAGATAAGCCCCAAAGCTAGCAACACCACAGCCAACATCAAGAACATTTCTTATGTTTCCACCATTGCTGAGCTTTTCACCAGGCAATTTGAGCATCTACACAAGAACATAACCGGACCATTGAATTATAATGCAATTCCTATAAGCAAATCAACCTGCAACATAAGTAGAATTAAGCTCAATTACCCCTGCAATTGCTGCAATATATATGTCAGCTCCATAATGAAAATGTGTTCCTCCGCCAGGGAATTTTATCTTGTCTCCATCCACAATCATCCAGTTTTGGTCCGACTTTTCCTGTGCAAGATGTGTATGGGGTATGTTTGCTTTCCACACTTGGTCTCTACTAGCTGGCCATCTAATTGGGATCTGGAAATCTAACAAGGACCTCCTTGGCATCAAAATTAGACAGAAACAATAACAATAGCAACATCTAAAAGTAACCTCAGTAATGCACAAGAGGACAAATAGTAAAACAAATTAGTAAACGGAATCAATTCAACCTCATCAATAACCGATACAAGTAGTGAACAAATACAAATAGAGTCAATCAATTCAAGCTCATCAATAAGCAAATTCCTTCATGCTTTAGTACACTCTCTTAACAAAAAATCCAGAAAAAAAGCAATCAATGCTGACCTTGTAACCAGCTGGAGGTGGGATAAGACAATTGAAACGACGTTCAGGAGGAGGACAATGTCTCTCATAATGCTCCATAACAGTCAAATTGAGCCTCAATCTCAATTGATATATCAAATTTCTGTCAAGGCAGGGTATCAACTCCGAGTAGCTCATATCACAAACCTAAATAAATAGTTCAAATGAAGAACAAAACAAAGTAAAGCAAATCAAAATCTTAATAAAACCACGGTAAAAATGCAAACTTTACAAACATCACTAAGCTAAAAACTCAAGAATTACATGCATACAGGAATACTTTTAGGAACTTCAAGTTCTTGATCTTCCATATCCATATCCATGCGGCCATGGTAAGAAATCCCAGTAACTGGATCAGAACCATCATCAATAGCTAAATGGTCACGCGCTATAGGAAGACCAGGACCCATAAACGAACAATTATAAAGACAAACCAAACCCAAGAACACAATCATCCcaaataaaacatatttcaGCAGCTTGGGTCTGTGAGACAACTCCTTCTTTTGcttcatttttaacaaaaaaaacaaaaaacaccCTCTTCAAGATTTCAGCTTTACTCAACTGGGGTTCTTGAAAAAAACACTCAAATCCCAAGTAAGAGATGCAGATCCATTTCTGTCATAGCAAGCAAAGAATTAAGACTGTTCAGTACCCATAAAAGGAGTTGCCAAGATTCACTTTTTTCAATTTCAGTGTGTTTTTAGGAGTCAGTAGAAGGAACATGTGGGAATTTTGGATGACTGGGAGTTCAGCTCAGTGTGGGTTGGCTACTGTTTGGTGCCGCTTTTAGGAAGAAAAAAGTAGCGGTGTAGATCAAATacaatgagcttgatgagtcaTTTGGTTTCTATTGGATATTGGAATTTGGacatgaagaaaaaattattttgactttTGCCTACTTTATGTGTACTTTTAATTGAGTTTAAAAGGTTAATTACATAATCCCATATTTGTCCGTAATTATTtgcttatttttaaattaatatatctattaaaaaaataattttgatatattgaattaattatttcacctttattaattaagaagtgaataaattaaaaattaaattttcttaagaaattttatattttctaaaataattaattgatgatataatagaaaaaaagttattatttctTGATTCGTTAAAATGAAAAGTAGTAATCAGGGATAGATGAAGTTATAAATATCAGTTACTCTATCTAGTTCATAATTTTTCTCTATCagctttttacattttttaagaaattatttatatatatatataaataattttactatatcggcatgtgaatataataaatataatgtcatAAAAAGTATAATAAGAAAATGACTATAACGAATGATAAAGGTAAACTAGAATTAAGTGTGAGATTATCCATTGATTTTATAAAGTATTGTTGAACATTCCAAAATAGTATAATGGATAACTATTGTTGGACGTCgaaagtaaaagtaaatgaattgTTGATATATGGTACATTCTttagtataaaatataaagaataaaataaaaggttgTTTTCCATTATTACCATTATTTTGAAACTAACGTTAAATAAATGAaggataaataaatatataataaaagtgaCAATAATTcacttaaaattttgaataattcacTCATTTTAAAACGGAAATCaaataattatacataaattaaaatcactATCTCTCTAGTTACTTAATATGGACTAGTGGGAGTTTTCAACAGACATTCGTGTTGTTTGAATTTGTTCGataatttgatttatattttttattttgaatcaaaaaaattacgataaaataagtttaatattcaaattaataGATATGGatattttgagtttttcaaatttttattaccTAAGTTAAGTTGCTTCttcttacaaaaataaaatatctaaattaattattcatattaaattacCTTAATAATTCTTCATTCTTACCACAATCAAACCAAGCAAAGTGGAAAAGccataaaaacattttttaaagaaatgtcATGGAGATATTGATAAGGCcataaatattaataacatGAGTAAAATCATGTCCAAACATAAAGTATTTTGACAATAACTTAGTACTCTAGTAAATTACTAACATTATATATGAGTTAATACCCAATTTATAGGGTACTAGACTTATTAATAGTATTGAGGATATGAGTAAAGGATTATTGTATAACAGGTATAGGTAGCATTACATATAAAGTACAAAATTTTCCAATATTAAAAAATCTAAAGTTCCAAATATTAAATAAGcatatcaaaaattcaaaatatgtaACACTTGAATCCAAATAGtaaatataagaagaaaaaaaattgattatcaTTTGAATTTCGAGTTTGCTCATAGTATGTTCAACCCTAGGGATGGTGTTCACATATATCAATCAAATAGATTTTTTAAACTCATACATCAAATTAAATTTACgataaaataagtcaaaataaaattttatttacatttcaaatgaaaaaaatacaaatcatctatttttcatttatacatcttcaatttaatttataattaaaaaattaaagtatttaatttgatatgaacATCACTGTATATAAATAGGTTTttatcatttgttttatttttcaacaaaaaggaGAATAAAAAAATGGGATCTTTCTACATGTAGTGTGTTGTGCCTTTTCATTTTATGGAATTATTCTGCAACTTGAGGGTAGTGGGGCCCACCAAAAGGGATGTGGGGTGAGTTTTAGGAGAATGCATCTTTTTAAGTGTCACGCGCCAGAGGGGAGTTTTGGTACTTTCAACCAATCAAAAGCACGCGTGTTTAACACGACGAATTCTGTTACTGTTTAGATCTAATGATGCTGACTCAGCTGCCTAATAATCGTTCTAATTCCAACctgtctttttttttcctcggttttattttttctattttatgaaatttgctataaaaagaaaaaggcatGGAAGAATAACAAAAAGGAAATACTTGGCGGCATGGAATTTCCATTtatataattcttattttttaaaaacgtcacaaatatctttaaaattatttcagaAGATAACCTTtcatttatctaattttttttttttgaattgttttctttttctgtaAAATTAATACAcctcttctttatttatttttaagtaattaaaaatgAGGAAGATGATTAAAtagaatatgtatatatttttaatttatcaagGATATTTTCTAAGATAGACATTATCTAACATAGATTGTAAGTTGGTGATTATAAAGTAGGAATAGTAGGTAGTCTATTTGCGTCGCACTTTATGAGGTAGCTAAAGGGGCTAGATCCTCCTAATAGAGTTACACAaaatttattgttgtttttataaTCACACGATTTATTATTGTTCAATGTGTGTTACTTTATCGTCAATTCTAGTTattctttgttatatttttgtaatagtAATTCACAAAACCTTTCTTTTGACCTGaaagtatataaaaaaacaaCTCTTCTACTCTACAAAATAAAAGGTAAGATCTACGCACATctcaaatttaaaacaaaaatcatatataaaacaaaaatcatataTGAGGAGTATATTAGATTACTCACAAAATTCAGAGGTACATCTAATTTTTATCACAAATAAATTCGACTTCTTTaattcaatgactaatttatatttgctgtgacatatatatttattgaatggatgtctacccccccccccctctttttttttagattataaTAGATCTATTAATTTGGACACTTAATATTTGTGACCTTAGTGATTTCTCATCTATAAATTGGGATATTATTCACCTTTGAAAGAtactaaaaagaagaaattttttattatattacttCATTTGCAATAAATTTACAACATGTTACGATAACATGCTCGTCTACACTTGCAAGTGAAGTTTCGAATAGTAAATATAGACATCCATTTATATGGATTCAACTTTTTCACTGGCTTCTTTCTACAaggtttatatttatataatcagAATTTTGCTATGTTTTGCATTTATAATGTCAAGCTTCTCAAAGTGTATGAAACTGGCCTCTCATCAATTACACCTCTTCAACTTAGATAAAACAGTAACTTATGACAAAGTTTGACCTGGTGCATAACAAACCATGAGGCAATTTACAATTGTTGATACCTGAATCATCAAAAGTTAGTTCGTCTACATGTCGAAGGCATCAAAACTGATTGGCACCCTACACAGCCATTGAATATGTGATCGTGTCAACGCTGAGTTCCATCTACACCAACCAACCATCAGCCTACAAAAATGTTAAGAGCCAGATGGCATCACCACCAGAGATCTCTTCCAACTAGAAGATGTGCACCATGTACAGTTTGGTTAAGTCTTTCTACAGCGTGTGAACATTAAAGACTATACCTGATTCATGATAGAACTATCAGGACCCATAGTCTAAGGAAGGGCCTTGTCAATTGTCACCAGTTAGCATTACACCTCGCAAAGTCTCTTAGCATTTTCAACTGTTTCAATGTAGAAGTACAATCTCCACAGTGTTGCTTTGTCCTACAATAA
This window of the Solanum pennellii chromosome 2, SPENNV200 genome carries:
- the LOC107011471 gene encoding probable methyltransferase PMT9 isoform X2; the encoded protein is MMVLIQLLGFLTMAAWIWIWKIKNLKFLKVCDMSYSELIPCLDRNLIYQLRLRLNLTVMEHYERHCPPPERRFNCLIPPPAGYKIPIRWPASRDQVWKANIPHTHLAQEKSDQNWMIVDGDKIKFPGGGTHFHYGADIYIAAIAGMLKLPGEKLSNGGNIRNVLDVGCGVASFGAYLLSHDIIAMSLAPNDVHENQIQFALERGIPSTLGVLGTKRLPYPSRSFELAHCSRCRIDWLQRDGILLLELDRLLRPGGYFVYSSPEAYAHDAENRRIWNAMYDLLRRMCWRVVSRRDQTVIWAKPLSNSCYMKRSRGTQPPLCISGDEPDESWNVPMKACITPYSAKVHKEKGTGLEPWPRRLMAPPPRLEEIGVTLDEFHKDTNVWHERVVEYWKQMKSVVLKNSVRNVMDMNSNLGGFAAALKDKDIWVMNVAPVNMSSRLKIIYDRGLIGTVHDWCESFSTYPRTYDLLHSWMILSETEDRGCSIEDLLIEMDRMLRPEGFIIIRDKPHIINSVRKFLPALKWDGWSSEVEPRTDALSLSEERILIIRKNFWREKLAV
- the LOC107011471 gene encoding probable methyltransferase PMT9 isoform X3, whose product is MHVCDMSYSELIPCLDRNLIYQLRLRLNLTVMEHYERHCPPPERRFNCLIPPPAGYKIPIRWPASRDQVWKANIPHTHLAQEKSDQNWMIVDGDKIKFPGGGTHFHYGADIYIAAIAGMLKLPGEKLSNGGNIRNVLDVGCGVASFGAYLLSHDIIAMSLAPNDVHENQIQFALERGIPSTLGVLGTKRLPYPSRSFELAHCSRCRIDWLQRDGILLLELDRLLRPGGYFVYSSPEAYAHDAENRRIWNAMYDLLRRMCWRVVSRRDQTVIWAKPLSNSCYMKRSRGTQPPLCISGDEPDESWNVPMKACITPYSAKVHKEKGTGLEPWPRRLMAPPPRLEEIGVTLDEFHKDTNVWHERVVEYWKQMKSVVLKNSVRNVMDMNSNLGGFAAALKDKDIWVMNVAPVNMSSRLKIIYDRGLIGTVHDWCESFSTYPRTYDLLHSWMILSETEDRGCSIEDLLIEMDRMLRPEGFIIIRDKPHIINSVRKFLPALKWDGWSSEVEPRTDALSLSEERILIIRKNFWREKLAV
- the LOC107011471 gene encoding probable methyltransferase PMT9 isoform X1; its protein translation is MKQKKELSHRPKLLKYVLFGMIVFLGLVCLYNCSFMGPGLPIARDHLAIDDGSDPVTGISYHGRMDMDMEDQELEVPKSIPVCDMSYSELIPCLDRNLIYQLRLRLNLTVMEHYERHCPPPERRFNCLIPPPAGYKIPIRWPASRDQVWKANIPHTHLAQEKSDQNWMIVDGDKIKFPGGGTHFHYGADIYIAAIAGMLKLPGEKLSNGGNIRNVLDVGCGVASFGAYLLSHDIIAMSLAPNDVHENQIQFALERGIPSTLGVLGTKRLPYPSRSFELAHCSRCRIDWLQRDGILLLELDRLLRPGGYFVYSSPEAYAHDAENRRIWNAMYDLLRRMCWRVVSRRDQTVIWAKPLSNSCYMKRSRGTQPPLCISGDEPDESWNVPMKACITPYSAKVHKEKGTGLEPWPRRLMAPPPRLEEIGVTLDEFHKDTNVWHERVVEYWKQMKSVVLKNSVRNVMDMNSNLGGFAAALKDKDIWVMNVAPVNMSSRLKIIYDRGLIGTVHDWCESFSTYPRTYDLLHSWMILSETEDRGCSIEDLLIEMDRMLRPEGFIIIRDKPHIINSVRKFLPALKWDGWSSEVEPRTDALSLSEERILIIRKNFWREKLAV